A section of the Spirosoma pollinicola genome encodes:
- a CDS encoding lactonase family protein: MKKTVFATEGINLYACCMALVMMFLITFFSGCQDHRDPETPDSSLPTNVLYIENNVAVDNQNAILAYRRGGDGTLTALAGSPFATGGKGVSNPTQKLGPDDSDQCIAQSEDKKRLFAVNSGSNTIAVFNVAADGSLAPVTGSPFASGGINPTSVSVAGNKLYVVNKNDDPLQPNPAKPNYTVLTIETDGRLTPLAGSTIETAASVSPGQAHLAPGKRLLFGADFLAFMLPTPIGSLRAFTVGEDGKLAPTAGTPITISGMGGALGLWAHPLQNVLYVGHPLEGMIGVYSYDSNTGALTFQTKVMAGKAVCWLRVNKTGTRLYALVSGENRVAVYDLTNPLAPANVQFLDLKNSGPSYEVPMAGAFTTSEPFHEELSPDEKYLYVINQHTNPDFTISGNYNYLHTLVVGTNGQISEPGEPLQIPVDKTVRPQGIVVY; encoded by the coding sequence ATGAAAAAAACAGTGTTTGCCACCGAAGGAATCAACCTATACGCCTGTTGTATGGCGTTGGTAATGATGTTTCTCATTACTTTTTTTAGTGGTTGCCAGGACCACAGAGATCCGGAAACGCCTGATAGCAGTTTACCGACGAATGTACTCTACATTGAAAATAACGTAGCAGTTGATAATCAGAATGCCATTCTGGCCTATCGCAGGGGAGGGGATGGTACGTTAACAGCATTGGCAGGGAGCCCATTTGCCACTGGTGGTAAAGGCGTGAGTAACCCGACCCAAAAGTTAGGGCCGGATGATTCCGATCAGTGTATTGCCCAAAGCGAAGACAAAAAACGATTGTTTGCGGTAAACTCCGGGAGTAACACAATCGCCGTGTTCAACGTAGCTGCCGATGGATCGTTAGCACCCGTAACGGGCTCGCCATTTGCTTCAGGAGGCATCAATCCCACCAGTGTGAGTGTGGCGGGCAACAAGCTGTATGTGGTTAACAAAAACGACGACCCCCTGCAACCTAACCCGGCCAAACCAAATTACACGGTACTAACAATCGAAACGGATGGCCGCCTAACCCCACTGGCCGGTTCAACGATTGAAACCGCAGCCAGTGTATCACCCGGTCAGGCGCACCTGGCACCGGGCAAAAGGCTTTTATTCGGCGCTGATTTTTTAGCTTTCATGCTGCCAACACCCATTGGTAGCTTGCGGGCCTTTACCGTTGGCGAAGATGGCAAATTGGCCCCAACGGCAGGTACACCCATCACCATCAGCGGTATGGGTGGCGCGTTAGGCTTATGGGCCCATCCCTTGCAAAATGTACTGTACGTTGGCCATCCCCTTGAGGGGATGATTGGCGTCTACTCCTATGATTCAAACACGGGAGCGCTTACCTTTCAGACTAAAGTAATGGCTGGGAAAGCAGTTTGTTGGCTACGGGTCAATAAGACCGGAACGCGCCTGTATGCGCTGGTAAGTGGCGAAAATAGAGTGGCTGTTTATGACTTGACGAATCCGCTGGCGCCGGCCAATGTGCAGTTTCTGGACTTAAAAAATTCTGGTCCTTCTTATGAGGTTCCCATGGCTGGAGCTTTTACAACCAGTGAACCCTTTCACGAGGAATTATCACCGGATGAAAAGTATCTATATGTCATTAACCAGCATACCAATCCGGATTTTACCATCAGTGGTAATTATAATTACCTGCACACGCTGGTTGTTGGTACCAATGGGCAGATCTCGGAACCGGGTGAGCCCCTTCAAATTCCAGTGGATAAAACCGTTCGTCCTCAGGGAATTGTCGTGTATTAA
- a CDS encoding DUF6640 family protein: MGKVLITIVALVTMLGGFVFDWNETHIFNPRWPPHAKFHNAQTMVLGALLGFLSVWFLWFQQGEKRVTLQLAVLFGSLYWLGQVGAYFFPGTALFDPEFTHPGQWPDQLILDGILFFLLSVGYWLERRRLSRPATIR; encoded by the coding sequence ATGGGCAAGGTATTGATCACAATTGTGGCACTGGTAACGATGCTGGGGGGCTTCGTTTTCGATTGGAATGAAACCCACATATTTAACCCCCGCTGGCCACCTCACGCCAAGTTCCACAATGCCCAGACCATGGTTCTGGGTGCACTATTGGGCTTTTTGTCGGTCTGGTTTTTGTGGTTTCAGCAAGGCGAAAAACGGGTTACACTCCAATTAGCGGTGCTTTTCGGGAGTTTGTACTGGCTGGGTCAGGTAGGGGCTTATTTTTTTCCCGGTACGGCCCTGTTTGATCCTGAGTTTACTCATCCAGGGCAATGGCCCGATCAACTCATCCTGGACGGGATTTTGTTTTTCTTACTTAGTGTTGGCTACTGGCTGGAAAGGCGTAGACTAAGCCGACCGGCCACGATACGTTGA
- a CDS encoding class I SAM-dependent methyltransferase, with translation MGTQKIQAQLWGASAQDWASYQEVTLQPVFEHVSKDLKTASAHQILDVGCGSGLFCQLAAQQGFQVWGFDATPEFIEIAQYKTPAGDFQTGDMEDLPYADQSFNLVTGFNSFQYAAQPVQALKEAYRVLKPAGKLGIVIWGKAQACQAAVYLKALGSLMPPPPFGTPGPFALSEDGALESFVSQANFKVVKKESVSSPFVYASLEEALKGLLSAGPARRAILASSPEAAIDAVTAAISPFKTASGGYRLENSYYYLVGEKGAAFK, from the coding sequence ATGGGTACTCAAAAAATCCAAGCTCAACTTTGGGGAGCCTCCGCTCAAGATTGGGCTTCCTATCAAGAAGTTACCCTGCAACCCGTGTTTGAACACGTTAGTAAGGACCTTAAAACGGCATCGGCTCACCAGATACTGGATGTGGGGTGTGGATCAGGACTGTTTTGTCAACTGGCGGCTCAACAAGGATTTCAAGTTTGGGGCTTTGATGCCACGCCTGAATTCATTGAGATTGCCCAGTATAAAACGCCTGCGGGCGATTTCCAGACCGGTGATATGGAAGACTTACCGTATGCGGATCAAAGCTTTAACCTCGTAACCGGGTTTAACTCGTTCCAATATGCGGCTCAGCCAGTCCAGGCTCTAAAGGAAGCCTACCGGGTTCTAAAACCGGCGGGTAAATTAGGGATTGTCATTTGGGGAAAAGCGCAAGCCTGTCAAGCGGCCGTTTATTTAAAGGCGTTAGGTTCACTTATGCCCCCTCCTCCGTTTGGCACCCCCGGTCCGTTTGCCTTATCCGAAGATGGGGCCTTAGAATCCTTCGTTAGTCAAGCTAATTTTAAGGTAGTCAAAAAGGAAAGTGTCTCCAGCCCCTTCGTCTATGCTAGCCTGGAAGAGGCTCTGAAAGGTCTGTTGTCGGCTGGTCCCGCTCGCCGGGCGATCCTGGCCTCGTCGCCGGAAGCGGCTATTGACGCTGTTACAGCGGCTATTTCTCCCTTTAAAACGGCGTCGGGCGGCTATCGACTGGAAAACAGCTATTATTATTTAGTTGGCGAGAAAGGAGCTGCGTTTAAATGA
- a CDS encoding erythromycin esterase family protein: MASRWLFRFTSFSILLRFTLIGCKQAEPQPPSDLTTEQQTVVAALDKSNYPIKDADPTREFSDLAVLDTLLAKAQVVGIGESTHGTHEFAQTKDRLFRYLVQTHHHQAIGIEASFGRTILVNRFIHGESSSFTDAAVAAKSLNSWPLSTTEVAQWLQWMREYNTGKSSTQQISVYGLDCPEATDEFPLIREFIAKVDPGSLAKIDSIATLFNLTIGANSPLPAQQYSQKLPELYNLFVSNETNWTSASGSPAYEVAKQAARVLIQQQNLASISDLCQKSAKRDGYLAENAQWLLTKLKVSKLSLWAHSTHIGDLPTVNCGQPTMGSYLKQQLKDQYVTIGTSLANGRFTGRNSALAATPLSVLSVSGAATPRSYNYLLGRSQSANFILNLHRFDAGSSLGSWLSTPYSFFLAGAGYDERKPDQAYYSIGLSTGFDVLIHFRDTSPTQLLP; encoded by the coding sequence ATGGCTTCCCGATGGCTTTTTCGTTTCACTAGTTTCTCAATTCTGCTACGCTTTACCTTGATCGGCTGTAAACAGGCTGAGCCCCAGCCACCATCTGATTTGACCACGGAACAGCAAACCGTAGTGGCAGCTTTGGATAAAAGTAACTATCCCATCAAAGATGCTGATCCAACCCGAGAGTTTAGCGATTTGGCTGTTTTAGATACGCTTCTAGCCAAAGCCCAGGTAGTGGGTATCGGTGAATCCACCCATGGCACCCATGAATTTGCGCAGACCAAAGATCGTTTATTTCGCTATTTGGTTCAAACCCATCATCACCAGGCAATTGGCATTGAGGCTAGCTTCGGCCGCACGATACTGGTCAACCGCTTCATCCATGGGGAAAGCTCATCCTTTACCGACGCGGCTGTGGCGGCCAAGAGCTTAAACTCCTGGCCACTCTCGACGACTGAAGTCGCCCAATGGCTCCAATGGATGCGGGAGTACAACACCGGCAAAAGCAGTACGCAACAAATTTCAGTCTATGGGCTTGATTGCCCGGAAGCAACCGACGAATTTCCCTTGATCCGTGAATTCATAGCAAAAGTAGATCCTGGCTCCTTGGCAAAAATTGACTCGATCGCTACGTTATTCAATCTTACGATCGGGGCAAACTCGCCCTTACCGGCTCAACAATACAGCCAAAAATTACCCGAATTATACAACCTGTTTGTTAGCAATGAAACCAACTGGACGAGTGCTAGCGGGAGTCCAGCGTACGAAGTGGCAAAGCAAGCGGCTCGTGTGTTGATTCAGCAACAGAATTTGGCTAGTATAAGCGATCTCTGCCAGAAAAGCGCCAAACGGGATGGCTATTTAGCTGAAAATGCTCAATGGCTGCTGACCAAGCTGAAGGTGAGTAAATTAAGTTTGTGGGCTCATAGTACCCATATCGGGGATTTGCCTACCGTTAACTGCGGCCAGCCCACGATGGGCAGCTATCTGAAGCAGCAGCTAAAGGATCAGTATGTAACGATTGGAACGAGTTTAGCGAATGGGCGCTTTACGGGGCGAAACAGCGCCCTGGCGGCTACTCCTCTGTCGGTCTTATCGGTGAGTGGGGCTGCTACACCACGGTCTTACAACTATCTATTGGGCAGAAGCCAGTCGGCGAATTTCATTCTAAACCTGCATCGATTTGATGCGGGGTCTAGTTTAGGGAGTTGGCTAAGTACACCTTATTCCTTTTTTTTAGCCGGGGCGGGGTATGACGAACGTAAACCTGACCAAGCCTACTACTCAATCGGCCTGAGTACGGGCTTTGATGTACTGATTCATTTTCGAGACACCAGTCCGACTCAGTTATTACCTTGA